A section of the Mycobacteriales bacterium genome encodes:
- a CDS encoding cytochrome c biogenesis protein CcdA has product MSATGFALAFGGGVVSFLSPCVLPLVPAYLSLTSGVPGRVGAVRAGALFCGGFAVVFVLLGLSATALGSVLLRQQVPVTRLAGVAVAGLAVVLALPAVSARPAGRFAGRDLRFRPRLARLGAWGAPVAGAAFGFGWTPCIGPVLGSVLAVAADQRRLGAGVLLLSAYAAGLAVPFLIAALALDRSLVAFRFLRRHSAVLALGSAAVLGTYGVLLAFDRLDSVTVALQHGMTTLGLGRLVGLG; this is encoded by the coding sequence GTGTCGGCCACCGGCTTCGCGCTGGCCTTCGGCGGCGGCGTCGTCTCCTTCCTGTCCCCGTGCGTGCTGCCGCTGGTCCCGGCGTACCTGTCGCTGACCTCCGGAGTGCCCGGCCGGGTCGGGGCCGTGCGGGCCGGGGCGCTGTTCTGCGGCGGGTTCGCGGTCGTGTTCGTCCTCCTAGGACTGTCGGCGACGGCGCTGGGGTCGGTGCTGCTGCGCCAGCAGGTCCCGGTCACCCGGCTGGCCGGGGTCGCGGTCGCGGGCCTGGCGGTCGTGCTGGCCCTGCCGGCGGTCTCGGCCCGCCCGGCGGGCCGGTTCGCCGGGCGGGACCTCCGGTTCCGGCCGCGGCTGGCCCGGCTCGGGGCCTGGGGTGCGCCGGTGGCCGGGGCGGCGTTCGGGTTCGGCTGGACCCCGTGCATCGGGCCGGTCCTGGGCTCGGTCCTCGCGGTCGCGGCCGACCAGCGCCGGCTCGGCGCGGGCGTGCTGCTGCTCAGCGCGTACGCGGCCGGGCTGGCGGTGCCGTTCCTGATCGCGGCGCTGGCGCTGGACCGGTCGCTGGTCGCGTTCCGGTTCCTCCGGCGGCACTCGGCCGTGCTGGCGCTGGGATCGGCCGCGGTCCTCGGGACGTACGGGGTGCTGCTGGCCTTCGACCGGCTGGACAGCGTCACCGTGGCGCTCCAGCACGGGATGACCACGCTCGGCCTCGGCCGGCTGGTCGGACTCGGGTGA
- a CDS encoding ABC transporter ATP-binding protein: MIDPLARTTSAVGLVRVTRLFDGLAAVSQISLELALGETVWLRGSNGSGKSTLLRLVATAISPTYGGGTVLGHDLTRGRAAIRAETDLVGHQTRLYDDLTAAENLRFAADLHGLDPGGIPAALDRVGLQEVATVRAASFSQGMRQRLVLARCLLRAPRLILLDEPYAGLDPDARTVVDDLLAGARGAGRTIVIASHDPPPPRFVDRTLLMDGGRLSGGPP; encoded by the coding sequence GTGATCGACCCCCTCGCACGGACGACGAGCGCGGTCGGCCTGGTCCGGGTGACGCGGCTGTTCGACGGCCTGGCCGCGGTCAGCCAGATCAGCCTGGAGCTCGCCCTCGGCGAGACGGTCTGGCTGCGCGGCTCCAACGGCTCCGGCAAGTCCACGCTGCTGCGGCTGGTCGCGACCGCGATCTCCCCCACGTACGGCGGCGGCACGGTGCTCGGCCACGACCTCACCCGCGGCCGGGCCGCGATCCGCGCCGAGACGGACCTGGTCGGCCACCAGACCCGGCTCTACGACGACCTCACCGCCGCGGAGAACCTGCGCTTCGCCGCCGACCTGCACGGCCTGGATCCCGGCGGGATCCCGGCGGCGCTGGACCGGGTCGGGCTGCAGGAGGTCGCGACGGTCCGGGCGGCCAGCTTCTCCCAGGGCATGCGGCAGCGCCTCGTGCTGGCCCGCTGCCTGCTGCGGGCGCCGCGGCTCATCCTGCTCGACGAGCCGTACGCGGGGCTGGATCCGGACGCCCGCACCGTCGTCGACGACCTGCTCGCCGGCGCCCGCGGAGCCGGCCGCACGATCGTGATCGCCAGCCACGACCCACCCCCACCCCGGTTCGTGGACCGGACCCTGCTGATGGACGGCGGCCGGCTCTCGGGCGGGCCACCGTGA
- a CDS encoding heme exporter protein CcmB, translating to MTARVIRAIAAKDLRIELRSRSAVNAVLPFAATILLALGFALGPDRLLLQQTAPGLLWVAALFASVELCHRAYLTEAANGALEGLLLGPADKGAVFLGKAAAAFVQLLALFVVTTGIVIVLFGLPLGPDPALLALTAVLGVAGLSAMGALLGLLAVQGRTRQAALPVIVLPLVTPVIIAATRATVALTQGQSAGVGGWLGLLVAFDAAFLAAGYLVYGNLLED from the coding sequence GTGACCGCCCGGGTGATCCGCGCGATCGCGGCCAAGGACCTGCGGATCGAGCTCCGCAGCCGGTCGGCGGTGAACGCGGTCCTGCCGTTCGCGGCGACGATCCTGCTCGCGCTCGGGTTCGCGCTCGGGCCCGACCGGCTGCTGCTGCAGCAGACCGCGCCCGGGCTGCTCTGGGTCGCGGCGCTGTTCGCCTCGGTCGAGCTCTGCCATCGGGCGTACCTGACCGAGGCGGCCAACGGCGCCCTGGAGGGCCTGCTGCTCGGGCCCGCCGACAAGGGAGCCGTCTTCCTCGGCAAGGCCGCGGCCGCGTTCGTCCAGCTGCTGGCGCTGTTCGTGGTCACCACCGGCATCGTGATCGTGTTGTTCGGGCTGCCGCTCGGGCCGGACCCGGCGCTGCTCGCGCTGACCGCGGTGCTGGGTGTCGCCGGGCTCAGCGCCATGGGCGCGCTGCTGGGGCTGCTCGCCGTCCAGGGGCGGACCCGGCAGGCGGCGCTGCCGGTCATCGTGCTGCCGCTGGTGACCCCGGTGATCATCGCCGCGACCCGGGCCACGGTCGCGCTCACCCAGGGCCAGTCGGCCGGCGTGGGCGGCTGGCTGGGGCTGCTCGTCGCGTTCGACGCGGCCTTCCTGGCCGCCGGCTACCTGGTCTACGGAAACCTGCTCGAAGACTGA